One part of the Glycine soja cultivar W05 chromosome 11, ASM419377v2, whole genome shotgun sequence genome encodes these proteins:
- the LOC114375646 gene encoding uncharacterized protein LOC114375646 isoform X3: MDFDFIISRMGFAPVETTDPQAPKLLDDILRRYSQHDLFAAFNYLKEKKVLVGGTGNERFELSQHFLQSVSKSPFPFNTGKQAVKFSAWLEERGKDLTEVGANLAEDLQCGDIFHLLALVSSGELSISPFLPDNGVGEAEDLRSAKRKYDTTESSYSDKAKKSKSFFGVEGEIISRREKGFPGIIISAHQTTISRADILNLLKDNDNYGQTFDEDFQLNIGQSSNYSLPDNILEITKSSDPVPLEENHSESPWEAMAGYARHLLSEYSNKKHAYAICAEVFRVVYAAIQKAGDQGLSMGEISRVINLPGAETDVLIVDALQAFEQALKVNAYDTVRVVDVLYRHKYFLTPMSDFHLCVVQPSSTKTIKKSDHTCELYELEDGVFYIICTC, encoded by the exons CAGGCACCCAAATTACTAGATGACATTCTTCGGCGATACTCACAGCATGATCTATTTGCTGCTTTTAACTAtcttaaagagaaaaaagttttg GTTGGGGGCACTGGCAATGAACGTTTTGAACTATCACAACATTTCTTGCAgagtgtttccaagtcaccatTTCCATttaatactggaaagcaagctGTTAAATTTTCTGCATGGCTGGAGGAAAGAGGCAAAGACCTCACAGAAGTGGGCGCTAATCTTGCTGAAGATCTACAATGTGGGGACATTTTTCATTTGCTTGCTTTAGTCTCGTCGGGTGAACTTTCAATTTCTCCATTCCTACCAGATAATGGTGTTGGAGAGGCTGAGGACTTGAGAAGTGCAAAGCGTAAATATGATACTACCGAGTCTTCATATAGTGATAAAGCCAAAAAGTCAAAATCCTTCTTTGGAGTAGAAGGTGAAATTATTTCTCGTCGGGAAAAAGGTTTTCCTGGTATCATCATTTCTGCACACCAAACAACAATTTCAAGAgctgatattttaaatttgttgaagGATAATGATAACTATGGCCAAACTTTTGACGAAGATTTCCAATTAAACATTGGCCAAAGCAGTAATTATTCACTTCCTGACAATATCTTGGAAATCACTAAATCTTCTGACCCTGTACCTCTGGAAGAAAATCATAGTGAATCACCCTGGGAAGCTATGGCAGGCTATGCACGACATTTGTTGTCAGAATATTCCAATAAAAAACATGCATATGCAATTTGTGCTGAGGTCTTCAGGGTTGTTTATGCTGCCATCCAAAAGGCTGGTGACCAAGGATTAAGCATGGGAGAAATTTCCCGGGTTATAAACTTGCCAG GAGCAGAGACAGATGTCTTGATTGTTGATGCTCTTCAAGCATTTGAGCAAGCCTTAAAG GTTAATGCTTATGATACTGTCCGTGTTGTTGATGTCTTATACCGTCACAAGTACTTTTTGACACCTATGTCTGATTTTCATCTTTGTGTTGTACAACCTTCCTCAacaaaaaccatcaagaaaagtGATCATACATGTGAGCTTTATGAATTGGAG